From Streptomyces zhihengii, the proteins below share one genomic window:
- a CDS encoding ABC transporter permease — protein sequence MGRYVARRLLQMIPVFIGSTLLIFLMMYALPGDPVRALAGEQNVDQTQIDSLKAEYGLDKPVLVQYLMYLGKLFQGDFGMQIASQRPIAEVIAEAYPVTIQLTMFAFVFTVVAGITLGVLAGLKPDTLRDRGLLLLTLLLISVPSFVLGRLSQYFFAFQLGVVEPNVSLEESWNELLLPASVLAALSLAYVARLTRTSVAENLRSDYMRTAVAKGLPRRRIVGVHLMRNSMIPVVTFLGTDLGTLMAGAVVTEGIFNIHGVGSLVFEALRRREGATVVGIVTLIVLVYLICSLLVDLLYAVLDPRIRYA from the coding sequence ATGGGGCGCTACGTCGCACGACGACTGCTCCAGATGATCCCGGTGTTCATCGGGTCAACCCTGCTGATCTTCCTCATGATGTACGCGCTCCCCGGCGACCCCGTCAGAGCGCTGGCAGGCGAACAGAACGTCGATCAGACCCAGATCGACTCCCTGAAGGCCGAGTACGGTCTCGACAAGCCCGTCCTGGTGCAGTACCTCATGTACCTCGGCAAGCTGTTCCAGGGCGACTTCGGCATGCAGATCGCCAGCCAGCGTCCCATCGCGGAGGTGATCGCCGAGGCTTACCCGGTCACCATCCAGCTGACGATGTTCGCGTTCGTCTTCACGGTCGTCGCAGGTATCACCCTCGGTGTCCTCGCGGGGCTCAAGCCCGACACCCTCCGGGACCGCGGGCTGCTGCTCCTCACGCTCCTGCTCATCTCCGTTCCCTCGTTCGTCCTGGGCCGTCTGTCCCAGTACTTCTTCGCCTTCCAGCTCGGTGTGGTGGAGCCGAACGTCTCCCTCGAGGAGTCGTGGAACGAACTCCTGCTGCCGGCCTCCGTGCTGGCCGCGCTGTCCCTCGCGTACGTGGCGCGGCTGACCCGCACGTCGGTCGCCGAGAACCTGCGCTCGGACTACATGCGCACCGCGGTCGCCAAGGGGCTTCCCCGGCGCCGCATCGTCGGTGTGCACCTGATGCGCAACTCGATGATCCCCGTCGTCACCTTCCTCGGCACCGACCTCGGCACGCTCATGGCGGGCGCGGTCGTCACCGAGGGCATCTTCAACATCCACGGCGTCGGCAGCCTCGTCTTCGAGGCGCTGAGGCGGCGCGAGGGAGCCACGGTCGTCGGCATCGTGACGCTGATCGTCCTCGTCTACCTCATCTGCAGCCTGCTCGTCGACCTGCTTTACGCGGTCCTGGACCCGAGGATCCGGTATGCCTGA
- a CDS encoding ABC transporter ATP-binding protein, with translation MTIIDKTSPVPAPRSAGDSDGPLLEVRDLHVEFHTRDGVAKAVNGVNYTVSAGETLAVLGESGSGKSVTAQAIMGILDMPPGRIPKGEVLFRGQDLLTMSNEERRKIRGSKIAMIFQDALSSLNPVLSVGYQLGEMFRVHQGLSKKEAKAKAIELMDRVKIPAAKARVNDYPHQFSGGMRQRIMIAMALALEPDLIIADEPTTALDVTVQAQVMDLLAELQREYHMGLILITHDLGVVADVADKIAVMYAGRIVETAPVHELYKRPAHPYTRGLLDSIPRLDQKGQELYAIKGLPPNLLKIPSGCAFNPRCPKAEDICRTEVPPLVPVTEQDGGDLPGRGSACHFWKETIHG, from the coding sequence GTGACCATCATCGACAAGACTTCCCCCGTCCCCGCGCCCCGCAGCGCCGGGGACAGCGACGGCCCGCTGCTCGAAGTGCGCGACCTGCACGTCGAGTTCCACACCCGCGACGGTGTGGCCAAGGCCGTCAACGGTGTCAACTACACCGTCTCCGCCGGTGAGACGCTCGCCGTCCTCGGCGAGTCCGGCTCCGGCAAGTCCGTGACGGCGCAGGCCATCATGGGCATCCTCGACATGCCGCCCGGCCGCATCCCCAAGGGCGAGGTGCTCTTCCGCGGCCAGGACCTGCTGACCATGTCGAACGAGGAGCGCCGGAAGATCCGCGGCTCCAAGATCGCCATGATCTTCCAGGACGCGCTGTCCTCGCTCAACCCCGTGCTCTCGGTGGGCTACCAGCTCGGCGAGATGTTCCGGGTGCACCAGGGCCTCTCCAAGAAGGAGGCCAAGGCCAAGGCCATCGAGCTGATGGACCGGGTGAAGATCCCCGCCGCCAAGGCCCGGGTCAACGACTACCCGCACCAGTTCTCCGGCGGTATGCGCCAGCGCATCATGATCGCCATGGCGCTGGCCCTGGAGCCGGACCTGATCATCGCCGACGAGCCGACCACGGCCCTCGACGTGACGGTCCAGGCGCAGGTCATGGACCTGCTCGCCGAGCTCCAGCGCGAGTACCACATGGGCCTGATCCTGATCACCCACGACCTCGGCGTCGTCGCCGACGTCGCGGACAAGATCGCGGTCATGTACGCGGGCCGGATCGTCGAGACCGCCCCCGTGCACGAGCTCTACAAGCGTCCGGCCCACCCGTACACCCGGGGTCTGCTCGACTCGATCCCGCGCCTGGACCAGAAGGGCCAGGAGCTGTACGCGATCAAGGGTCTGCCGCCCAACCTGCTCAAGATCCCCAGTGGCTGCGCCTTCAACCCGCGCTGCCCCAAGGCGGAGGACATCTGCCGCACCGAGGTCCCGCCGCTCGTGCCGGTGACCGAGCAGGACGGTGGCGATCTGCCCGGCCGCGGAAGCGCGTGCCACTTCTGGAAGGAGACGATCCATGGCTGA
- a CDS encoding ABC transporter permease: MPEKIAETAETSERLTTAAAPDTVLIAEAGPAPSGKPRSLWSDAWRDLRRSPLFIVSSVLILVLVVMAAWPGLFTSASPRDGDLVNHYLQKPQWGHFFSPDWFGYDIQGRSIYARVIHGARASITVGISVTVIVTLLGGALGMMAGYFGGWVDSLLSRLTDIFFGIPFLLGAMVVLTSFERRAVWTVILALSFLGWTSIARVARGAVITVKQADYVVAARALGASTSRIMIRHIMPNALAPVIVVATIALGGYIGAEATLSFLGIGLAEPTVSWGIDVSDGFAQIRNAPYVLIIPSVMVSITVLAFLMFGDAVRNALDPKMR; this comes from the coding sequence ATGCCTGAGAAAATCGCAGAGACCGCCGAGACCTCCGAGAGGCTCACGACCGCGGCGGCACCGGACACCGTGCTGATCGCCGAGGCCGGTCCGGCCCCCTCGGGCAAGCCGCGCAGCCTCTGGTCCGACGCCTGGCGCGACCTGCGCCGCAGCCCGCTGTTCATCGTCTCCTCGGTGCTCATCCTGGTGCTGGTCGTCATGGCCGCCTGGCCGGGGCTGTTCACCAGCGCGTCGCCGCGTGACGGCGACCTGGTCAACCACTACCTGCAGAAGCCGCAGTGGGGGCACTTCTTCTCCCCCGACTGGTTCGGCTACGACATCCAGGGCCGGTCGATCTACGCGCGTGTCATCCACGGCGCCCGCGCCTCGATCACCGTCGGCATCAGCGTGACGGTCATCGTCACCCTGCTCGGCGGCGCGCTCGGCATGATGGCCGGCTACTTCGGCGGATGGGTCGACAGCCTGCTGTCCCGTCTCACCGACATCTTCTTCGGCATCCCGTTCCTGCTCGGCGCGATGGTCGTCCTGACCAGCTTCGAGAGGCGCGCCGTGTGGACCGTCATCCTGGCGCTGTCCTTCCTCGGCTGGACCTCGATCGCCCGTGTCGCCCGCGGCGCGGTGATCACCGTCAAGCAGGCCGACTACGTGGTCGCCGCCCGTGCGCTCGGCGCCTCGACGAGCCGGATCATGATCCGGCACATCATGCCCAACGCCCTGGCGCCGGTCATCGTCGTCGCCACCATCGCGCTCGGCGGCTACATCGGCGCGGAGGCCACGCTGTCCTTCCTGGGCATCGGCCTCGCCGAGCCGACCGTGTCGTGGGGCATCGACGTCTCCGACGGCTTCGCCCAGATCCGCAACGCCCCGTACGTGCTGATCATCCCCTCGGTGATGGTGTCGATCACGGTGCTCGCGTTCCTCATGTTCGGCGATGCGGTCCGCAACGCCCTCGACCCGAAGATGCGCTGA